A window of the Loxodonta africana isolate mLoxAfr1 chromosome 3, mLoxAfr1.hap2, whole genome shotgun sequence genome harbors these coding sequences:
- the LOC111750517 gene encoding late cornified envelope protein 2A-like has product MSCQQSQQQCQPLPKCPPKCPPKCPTPKCPPKCPPKCPPVSPCCSGSSGAGSCCLSHHHRPHLFHRHRHQSPDCCECEPSGGSGCGSDSGGCC; this is encoded by the coding sequence ATGTCCTGCCAGCAGAGCCAGCAACAGTGCCAGCCCCTTCCCAAATGCCCCCCCAAGTGCCCTCCCAAGTGTCCCACACCCAAGTGCCCCCCAAAGTGTCCCCCAAAGTgccctccagtctctccctgcTGCAGTGGTAGCTCTGGGGCTGGCAGCTGCTGCCTGAGCCACCACCACAGGCCTCATCTCTTCCACCGGCACAGGCACCAGAGCCCTGACTGCTGTGAGTGTGAGCCCTCCGGTGGCTCTGGCTGCGGCTCTGACTCTGGAGGTTGCTGCTGA
- the LOC111750518 gene encoding late cornified envelope protein 2A-like, with protein MSCQQSQQQCQPLPKCPPKCPPKCPTPKCPPKCPPKCPPVSPCCSGSSGAGSCCLSHHHRPHLFHRHRHQSPDCCECEPSGGSGCCSDSGGCC; from the coding sequence ATGTCCTGCCAGCAGAGCCAGCAACAGTGCCAGCCCCTTCCCAAATGCCCCCCCAAGTGCCCTCCCAAGTGTCCCACACCCAAGTGCCCCCCAAAGTGTCCCCCAAAGTgccctccagtctctccctgcTGCAGTGGTAGCTCTGGGGCTGGCAGCTGCTGCCTGAGCCACCACCACAGGCCTCATCTCTTCCACCGGCACAGGCACCAGAGCCCTGACTGCTGTGAGTGTGAGCCCTCCGGTGGCTCTGGCTGCTGCTCTGACTCTGGAGGTTGCTGCTGA